One window of the Kallotenue papyrolyticum genome contains the following:
- a CDS encoding DUF4032 domain-containing protein, translating to MTSQYYEHLAREDFARARRRAFLQAIADLLTQRPRELVPFEEVRTRLNIRGSTYRGLQQVPLDKIIGSEGRYADFDRRFLPLRTKTQDRWTNIDVAHYTDVPLPPVELYKVGEVYFVKDGNHRVSVARERGQKEIDAYVTEYHVDVPLDERLSVRDLLLKEEYSDFLEWTNLAKLRPQQRIELSALGGYLELIGHINDHRYYLSQQRGREVSLEEAVSDWYDNVYVPLVEVIRRYDILAQFPGRTEADLALWIMNHRRALAQDSGQDPGPELATLDYLRQHGQRSVLDTVGRAAQSLVSSARIALIPPPTAPPLELLDFLEWSKLDQLCPEAQIRLSDNDYGRLRSHILDHRFYLSLDQGRDVPLDEAIVHWCREWYLPVVREIRAQDILRHFPGRTETDLFLWIMDHLHLRKQAHDEMDIPTAAADFTARFGAKDEGGHALERLLGSVLRLLKRKPSP from the coding sequence ATGACCAGCCAGTACTATGAGCATCTGGCGCGTGAGGATTTCGCGCGGGCCCGGCGCAGAGCCTTTCTGCAGGCGATCGCCGATCTGCTGACGCAACGTCCGCGCGAGCTGGTGCCCTTCGAGGAAGTGCGCACGCGCCTTAATATTCGCGGCAGTACCTACCGCGGTCTGCAGCAGGTGCCGCTGGATAAAATCATTGGCAGCGAAGGGCGCTATGCCGACTTCGATCGGCGCTTCCTGCCGCTGCGCACCAAGACGCAGGATCGCTGGACCAACATCGACGTGGCGCACTACACCGATGTGCCACTCCCGCCGGTGGAGCTCTACAAGGTCGGCGAGGTGTACTTCGTCAAGGATGGCAACCATCGCGTCTCGGTGGCGCGTGAACGCGGGCAGAAAGAGATCGATGCCTACGTCACCGAGTACCACGTGGACGTACCGCTCGACGAGCGCCTCTCGGTGCGCGATCTGCTGCTCAAGGAGGAGTATAGCGACTTTCTGGAGTGGACCAACCTGGCCAAACTGCGTCCGCAGCAGCGCATCGAACTCTCGGCGCTGGGCGGCTACCTGGAGCTGATCGGCCACATCAACGACCATCGCTACTACCTGTCGCAGCAGCGCGGCCGCGAGGTTTCGCTGGAAGAGGCCGTGAGCGACTGGTACGACAACGTGTATGTGCCGCTCGTTGAGGTGATTCGCCGCTACGATATCCTGGCGCAGTTCCCAGGGCGCACCGAGGCCGATCTGGCGCTGTGGATCATGAACCATCGGCGTGCCCTGGCGCAAGACTCCGGTCAGGATCCCGGTCCAGAGCTGGCGACGCTGGATTACCTGCGCCAGCATGGTCAGCGCTCGGTGCTGGACACGGTCGGGCGCGCGGCGCAGAGTCTGGTCAGCAGCGCGCGCATCGCCCTGATTCCGCCGCCGACGGCGCCGCCGCTGGAGCTGCTCGATTTTCTGGAGTGGTCCAAGCTCGATCAGCTCTGCCCGGAAGCGCAGATCCGCCTCTCCGACAACGACTACGGGCGTCTGCGCAGCCATATTCTAGACCATCGCTTCTACCTGTCGCTCGACCAGGGACGCGATGTGCCGCTGGATGAAGCCATCGTCCACTGGTGCCGCGAGTGGTATCTGCCGGTGGTGCGTGAGATCCGTGCCCAGGACATTCTGCGCCATTTTCCGGGTCGCACCGAAACCGATCTGTTTCTGTGGATCATGGACCACCTGCACTTGCGCAAGCAGGCGCACGACGAGATGGATATTCCTACGGCCGCCGCCGA
- a CDS encoding metallophosphoesterase family protein: MRILAVSDEIVPRIYHPAVRERFGEVELVLGCGDLPPSYLEFIVSSLDVPCLYVPGNHDGQPEHTDYGVTLTQPAGCICIDGRVRRYGGLVIGGLGGSLWYNGGAHQYSQRQMFVRVWRLLPRILWYRRANGYGLDILITHAPPAGINDGTGAHAGFAALRWLIERYPPRFLIHGHVHKNYRLTSSYDTRVGATQVINASGYRLLTVEPLASLRWSEYNPSRHQQG, from the coding sequence ATGCGCATTCTGGCCGTCAGTGATGAGATCGTGCCGCGCATCTACCATCCAGCGGTGCGCGAGCGCTTCGGCGAGGTCGAACTGGTGCTGGGCTGCGGCGATCTGCCGCCCTCGTATCTGGAATTTATTGTCTCATCCCTAGACGTGCCCTGCCTGTACGTGCCCGGCAATCACGACGGTCAGCCGGAGCATACCGACTACGGTGTGACGCTGACGCAGCCGGCCGGCTGTATCTGCATCGATGGCCGCGTACGCCGCTATGGCGGTCTGGTGATCGGCGGGCTGGGCGGGAGCTTGTGGTACAACGGCGGTGCGCACCAGTACAGTCAGCGCCAGATGTTTGTGCGCGTCTGGCGCTTGCTGCCCCGCATTTTGTGGTACCGTCGCGCCAACGGTTACGGCCTGGATATTCTGATCACCCATGCGCCGCCGGCGGGCATCAACGACGGCACGGGCGCGCATGCCGGCTTCGCCGCGCTGCGCTGGCTGATCGAGCGCTACCCGCCGCGCTTTTTGATCCACGGCCATGTGCACAAGAACTACCGGCTGACATCTTCCTATGACACACGCGTCGGCGCAACGCAGGTGATCAATGCCTCGGGGTATCGCCTGCTGACAGTCGAGCCGCTTGCGTCGCTGCGCTGGTCTGAGTACAATCCATCTCGACATCAACAGGGCTGA
- a CDS encoding HAD family hydrolase, giving the protein MEAATQPQPSPRPIRLIATDLDGTLLDSANQVPPANRAALRAAVARGVRLALVTARKRSTALAVAHTLALPCACVAHNGARSWDWEGRELRHLTLDLALAREIAAFADRHAIPLVVTVDEVNYYNAYYPIDAAQLGAADRVVAASHLALRAPPTRIIAAGHPGVEQLCQAFGAAPEAIALHRYYSRGGALFSAVITHPRATKEDAVAELCATLGIQAEEVLALGDAEADVGLLRWAGVGVAMGNAMPEARAAADWIAPDHDQAGLAAALEHFVLAPARPPAR; this is encoded by the coding sequence ATGGAAGCAGCAACTCAGCCACAGCCTTCGCCACGACCGATCCGCCTGATCGCCACCGATCTGGATGGGACCCTGCTGGACAGCGCCAACCAGGTGCCGCCGGCCAATCGCGCAGCGCTACGCGCGGCGGTAGCACGCGGCGTGCGCCTGGCGCTGGTGACGGCGCGCAAGCGCAGCACGGCGCTGGCGGTAGCGCACACGCTGGCCTTGCCGTGCGCCTGCGTAGCGCACAACGGCGCGCGGAGTTGGGATTGGGAGGGCCGCGAGCTGCGCCATCTGACATTGGACCTGGCGCTGGCCCGCGAAATTGCCGCCTTTGCCGACCGGCATGCCATTCCGCTGGTGGTGACGGTGGACGAGGTCAACTACTACAATGCCTACTACCCGATCGACGCGGCGCAGCTTGGCGCGGCAGACCGGGTCGTGGCGGCCAGCCATCTAGCGTTGCGCGCGCCGCCGACGCGCATCATCGCTGCCGGCCATCCGGGTGTGGAGCAGCTCTGTCAGGCCTTCGGCGCAGCGCCGGAGGCGATCGCGCTGCACCGCTACTATAGCCGCGGCGGTGCGCTCTTTTCGGCGGTGATCACCCATCCGCGCGCGACCAAGGAGGATGCCGTCGCGGAGCTGTGTGCCACGCTCGGCATCCAGGCCGAGGAGGTGCTGGCACTGGGCGATGCCGAAGCGGATGTGGGCCTGCTGCGCTGGGCGGGCGTGGGCGTGGCGATGGGCAATGCCATGCCCGAAGCGCGGGCGGCAGCCGATTGGATCGCCCCGGATCACGATCAGGCCGGTCTGGCCGCAGCGCTCGAACACTTTGTGCTCGCGCCGGCGCGGCCGCCGGCGAGGTAA